A genomic segment from Poecilia reticulata strain Guanapo linkage group LG3, Guppy_female_1.0+MT, whole genome shotgun sequence encodes:
- the rcn1 gene encoding reticulocalbin-1 — translation MAGFSFSFSLVCAVLLGAFLVSAKPMLRKERVLRDPELSSRQAHEDNKSYQYDHEAFLGKDDAKTFDQLTPEESRDRLSKIVDRIDGDADGYITTDELNAWIKRVQKRYVYENVAKVWADYDLNKDDKISWDEYKQATYGYYLANPEEFEDATDKFSFKKMLPRDERRFKAADLNGDLAADREEFTSFLHPEEFEHMKSIVVLETLEDIDNNGDGHVDEDEYIADMFAHEDGGPEPDWVRTEREQFSDFRDLNKDGKMDQDEIRQWIMPQDYDHAQAEARHLVYESDQDKDQKLTKQEIIDNWNMFVGSQATNYGEDLTRNHDEL, via the exons ATGGCTGgatttagctttagctttagcttggTGTGCGCTGTGCTCTTGGGCGCCTTCCTAGTGAGCGCGAAGCCCATGCTGAGGAAAGAGAGGGTTCTCCGTGATCCAGAGCTGAGCAGCAGACAAGCCCACGAAGACAACAAGAGCTACCAGTACGACCATGAGGCCTTCCTGGGCAAGGACGACGCCAAGACGTTTGACCAGCTCACGCCGGAGGAGAGCAGAGACAGACTGAG caAAATCGTGGACCGTATCGATGGGGACGCAGATGGGTACATCACGACAGACGAGCTGAACGCCTGGATAAAGCGTGTCCAGAAGCGCTACGTGTACGAGAACGTAGCAAAGGTGTGGGCGGATTATGATCTGAACAAAGACGACAAGATCTCCTGGGATGAGTACAAGCAGGCCACCTACGGATACTATCTGG CTAACCCTGAGGAGTTTGAGGATGCCACAGACAAGTTCAGCTTTAAGAAGATGCTCCCTCGAGATGAGAGGAGATTTAAAGCAGCAGACCTGAACGGCGACCTGGCAGCAGACCGGGAAGAGTTCACATCCTTCCTCCATCCTGAGGAGTTTGAGCACATGAAGAGTATTGTGGTTCTG GAAACGCTGGAGGACATCGACAACAACGGCGACGGACATGTGGATGAAGACGAGTACATTG CCGACATGTTTGCTCACGAGGACGGGGGTCCTGAACCCGACTGGGTCAGGACTGAGCGAGAGCAGTTCTCCGACTTCCGAGACCTCAACAAAGACGGAAAGATGGATCAGGATGAAATCCGGCAATGGATCATGCCACAGGACTACGACCACGCCCAGGCCGAGGCCAGACATCTCGTGTACGAGTCCGACCAGGACAAG GACCAGAAACTGACCAAGCAAGAGATTATTGACAACTGGAACATGTTTGTTGGAAGTCAAGCCACAAATTACGGCGAAGACCTCACCAGGAACCACGATGAGCTCTGA